The following coding sequences lie in one Hydrogenophaga sp. PBL-H3 genomic window:
- a CDS encoding helix-turn-helix domain-containing protein, with product MRTRRKWSQTDLALRADVDRNYISLVELGKNSPSVRLVFKLCDALDLTPSELMKDVEKRMRVQAIR from the coding sequence ATGCGTACACGTCGCAAGTGGAGTCAGACTGACCTCGCACTACGCGCGGACGTGGACCGAAATTACATCTCGTTAGTCGAGCTAGGGAAGAACAGCCCGAGCGTGAGATTGGTGTTTAAGCTCTGCGATGCGTTGGACCTCACTCCTTCAGAACTGATGAAAGACGTGGAGAAGCGCATGCGTGTACAAGCGATTCGTTAG
- a CDS encoding MBL fold metallo-hydrolase: MWFVIDSCIDRETKTPTALLYLNSIGVDLTKIKLVVCSHWHDDHIRGLSDILAAAPNARFCMSSALASKEFLSLLQAYSDGSTEEDPFTSGVAELTNCLKIVRSRNTPPKLATQDQRIFMSQDGVVELWTLSPSPENSARSLISLAKLMPPLWTNKLTLPAQGPNHVAVAMHFRAGEHSILLGSDLEEHGNILTGWSAVLASNEKPGQKASLYKVAHHGSITAEHQSIWTDLLLPDPLAILTPFSRSKLPRAEDIERIKARTNRVFITAHGAKPIVKRTGALAKMLKSKNMSIVDLRPGSLQCRIDCAIPDSEWRIVQTGNAKQL; encoded by the coding sequence ATGTGGTTCGTCATTGATAGCTGTATAGATCGAGAGACCAAGACACCCACAGCGCTTCTTTACCTAAACTCGATAGGTGTAGATCTCACGAAAATCAAACTAGTTGTATGCAGTCATTGGCATGATGATCATATTCGGGGACTGAGCGACATTTTAGCTGCAGCGCCCAATGCAAGATTTTGCATGTCGAGTGCATTAGCATCAAAAGAATTTCTATCCCTCTTGCAGGCATACAGTGACGGCTCAACTGAAGAAGACCCTTTTACTTCCGGTGTAGCTGAACTGACGAATTGCTTAAAGATAGTTAGATCGAGAAATACACCGCCAAAACTGGCGACGCAAGATCAACGCATTTTTATGTCACAAGATGGTGTCGTAGAGCTTTGGACCCTTAGTCCTTCACCTGAAAACTCAGCAAGAAGTCTGATAAGTTTAGCCAAGCTAATGCCTCCACTTTGGACAAATAAGCTCACCCTACCGGCACAAGGACCTAACCATGTCGCCGTCGCAATGCACTTTAGAGCAGGAGAACATTCAATTCTACTGGGATCGGACTTGGAAGAACACGGTAATATTTTGACGGGATGGAGTGCTGTTTTAGCGAGTAATGAGAAGCCGGGACAAAAGGCAAGTCTCTACAAAGTTGCACATCATGGATCTATAACCGCTGAGCATCAGAGTATTTGGACAGATTTGCTACTGCCTGATCCGCTCGCAATTCTTACGCCATTTAGTCGCAGTAAGCTGCCTCGGGCTGAAGATATCGAACGTATTAAGGCACGGACAAATCGTGTGTTCATCACGGCTCACGGCGCCAAGCCTATTGTGAAGAGAACAGGTGCATTGGCGAAAATGCTTAAATCCAAGAATATGTCTATCGTCGATCTCCGCCCGGGCTCATTACAGTGTCGAATTGATTGCGCGATACCTGATTCCGAGTGGAGAATCGTCCAAACCGGTAACGCGAAGCAGTTGTAG
- the aceA gene encoding isocitrate lyase has protein sequence MPQSLTEQLSRQQQIEALEKDWATNPRWKGVKRGYSAADVVRLRGSMQIEHTLAKRGAEKLWDKVNGGSKKGYVNAFGAISAGQAMQQAKAGLEAVYLSGWQVAADGNTSETMYPDQSLYAYDSVPTMVRRINNTFKRADEIQWGRGIEPGSPEFIDYFLPIVADAEAGFGGVLNAFELMKNMIAAGAAGVHFEDQLAAVKKCGHMGGKVLVPTQEACEKLIAARFAADVMGVSTIVLARTDAEAANLITSDHDANDKPFLTGERTQEGFYRVKNGLEQAISRGIAYAPYADLVWCETGVPDIGFAREFAQAVQAACPGKLLSYNCSPSFNWKKNLNDKQIASFQEDLAALGYKYQFITLAGIHINWFNTFQFAHAYARGEGMKHYVNMVQEPEFAARDKGYTFVSHQQEVGAGYFDDVTTVIQGGSSSVKALTGSTEEEQFH, from the coding sequence ATGCCTCAATCCCTCACCGAGCAACTGAGCCGCCAGCAGCAAATCGAAGCCCTGGAAAAAGACTGGGCGACCAACCCCCGCTGGAAAGGTGTCAAGCGCGGCTACTCCGCCGCCGACGTCGTGCGTCTGCGCGGCAGCATGCAAATCGAGCACACGCTGGCCAAGCGTGGCGCCGAAAAGCTCTGGGACAAGGTCAATGGCGGCTCCAAAAAGGGCTACGTGAACGCCTTTGGCGCGATCTCCGCAGGCCAGGCCATGCAGCAGGCCAAGGCCGGTCTGGAAGCGGTGTACCTGTCGGGCTGGCAGGTGGCAGCGGACGGCAACACCTCCGAGACCATGTACCCCGACCAGTCGCTCTACGCCTACGACTCGGTGCCCACCATGGTTCGCCGCATCAACAACACCTTCAAGCGCGCCGACGAAATCCAGTGGGGCCGTGGCATCGAGCCGGGCAGTCCTGAGTTCATCGACTACTTCCTGCCGATCGTGGCCGATGCAGAAGCTGGTTTCGGTGGCGTGCTCAACGCCTTCGAACTGATGAAGAACATGATCGCCGCCGGTGCGGCAGGCGTGCACTTCGAAGACCAGCTGGCCGCCGTGAAGAAATGCGGTCACATGGGTGGCAAGGTGCTCGTGCCCACGCAAGAGGCTTGCGAGAAGCTGATCGCCGCGCGCTTCGCCGCCGACGTGATGGGTGTTTCCACCATCGTGCTGGCCCGCACCGACGCCGAAGCCGCCAACCTGATCACCAGCGACCACGACGCCAACGACAAGCCTTTCCTGACCGGCGAGCGTACGCAAGAAGGCTTCTACCGCGTGAAGAACGGCCTGGAGCAGGCCATCAGCCGCGGCATCGCTTACGCCCCCTACGCCGATCTGGTGTGGTGCGAGACCGGCGTGCCCGACATCGGCTTCGCCCGCGAGTTCGCCCAGGCCGTGCAGGCCGCCTGCCCCGGCAAGCTGCTGTCGTACAACTGCTCGCCGTCCTTCAACTGGAAGAAAAACCTCAACGACAAGCAGATCGCATCGTTCCAGGAAGACCTGGCAGCGCTGGGCTACAAGTACCAGTTCATCACGCTGGCCGGCATCCACATCAACTGGTTCAACACCTTCCAGTTCGCCCACGCCTACGCCCGCGGCGAAGGCATGAAGCACTACGTGAACATGGTGCAGGAGCCCGAGTTCGCCGCACGCGACAAGGGCTACACCTTCGTGTCGCACCAGCAGGAAGTGGGCGCCGGTTACTTCGACGACGTGACCACCGTGATCCAGGGCGGCTCGTCCAGCGTGAAAGCCCTGACCGGTTCGACCGAAGAAGAGCAGTTCCACTGA
- a CDS encoding DMT family transporter, which yields MSLVGSYVALSKPLVLVFPIFLLAWLRFGIGGLAMLRWLKKPPGEPPITPHTRRLLFLESFLGNFLFSICMLFGVSMTTAVAAGVVMSSIPAVVAVLSWVFLRERIGWRSAAGIACAAIGIGLFSLQKVDTGAAVDSNGPFGISRALLGNLLVFAAVVCEASYVVIGKRLTEGLGPKRISAIINLWGFALVTPFGLWAAWSFDFGTVSLPIWTLLVFYALAASVWTVWLWMTGLKTVPASQAGVFTVMLPVSAAAIGVLFMGERLTAIQLLAFGIALLGLVLATLPGRSSQTT from the coding sequence ATGTCGCTCGTGGGCAGTTACGTGGCTTTGTCCAAGCCGCTGGTGCTCGTGTTTCCCATCTTCCTGCTGGCCTGGCTGCGGTTCGGCATTGGCGGGCTGGCCATGTTGCGTTGGTTGAAGAAGCCGCCGGGCGAGCCACCGATCACGCCGCACACGCGTCGGCTGTTGTTCCTCGAATCCTTCCTCGGCAACTTCCTGTTTTCCATCTGCATGCTGTTCGGCGTGAGCATGACCACGGCTGTGGCGGCCGGCGTGGTGATGTCCTCCATCCCGGCAGTGGTGGCGGTGCTGAGCTGGGTCTTTCTGCGCGAACGCATCGGCTGGCGCAGCGCAGCGGGCATCGCCTGCGCGGCCATCGGCATCGGCCTGTTCTCGCTGCAGAAAGTGGACACCGGTGCGGCGGTGGACAGCAACGGTCCTTTCGGCATCAGCCGCGCGCTGCTGGGCAACCTCCTGGTGTTCGCGGCGGTGGTGTGCGAGGCTTCTTATGTGGTCATCGGCAAGCGCCTCACCGAGGGTCTGGGTCCGAAGCGCATCTCGGCCATCATCAACTTGTGGGGGTTTGCGTTGGTCACGCCGTTCGGGCTGTGGGCCGCGTGGTCGTTTGATTTCGGCACGGTGAGCCTGCCGATCTGGACGCTGCTGGTGTTCTACGCGCTGGCGGCCAGCGTGTGGACGGTGTGGCTGTGGATGACTGGCCTCAAAACCGTGCCGGCCTCGCAAGCCGGCGTGTTCACGGTGATGCTGCCGGTGAGCGCGGCGGCCATCGGCGTGTTGTTCATGGGCGAGCGACTCACTGCCATTCAGTTGCTGGCCTTCGGCATCGCCCTGCTCGGCTTGGTGCTCGCCACCTTGCCGGGCCGCAGCAGCCAGACAACCTGA
- a CDS encoding sulfite exporter TauE/SafE family protein produces the protein MQTSMAITALFMGVVGGPHCVAMCGAACAGISRGAGERSTQALWTFQLSRMVGYALFGAFAAGSVQGLAWLGTNTAVIRPVWTSFHVAALLLGVTLLWRARQPAWIETMGQNIWRKARPVLMSMGQRAPVVLGVAWALMPCGLLYSALLVASLSANALEGAAIMALFSIGTSISLTAAPWLLLRLNGARSGAWGIRLAGLALAATSGWALWMGITQPTGLWCL, from the coding sequence ATGCAAACTTCAATGGCGATCACGGCCTTGTTCATGGGCGTGGTGGGTGGCCCCCACTGCGTGGCGATGTGCGGTGCGGCCTGCGCCGGCATCAGCCGCGGCGCCGGGGAGCGCAGCACGCAGGCCCTGTGGACCTTCCAGCTCAGCCGCATGGTTGGTTACGCGTTGTTCGGCGCCTTTGCCGCGGGCTCGGTGCAAGGCTTGGCCTGGCTGGGCACCAACACTGCGGTGATTCGCCCGGTGTGGACCTCGTTTCACGTGGCGGCCTTGCTGCTGGGGGTCACGCTGCTGTGGCGCGCGCGCCAGCCCGCCTGGATCGAGACCATGGGCCAGAACATCTGGCGCAAGGCGCGGCCCGTGCTGATGTCCATGGGCCAGCGCGCCCCGGTGGTGCTGGGCGTGGCCTGGGCGCTCATGCCCTGTGGCCTGCTGTATTCGGCGTTGCTGGTGGCTTCGCTGTCGGCCAACGCGCTGGAGGGCGCGGCCATCATGGCGCTGTTCTCCATCGGTACGTCGATCTCGTTGACTGCCGCTCCATGGCTGCTGCTTCGCCTGAACGGCGCGCGCTCCGGCGCCTGGGGCATTCGCCTGGCCGGCCTGGCGCTGGCGGCCACATCCGGTTGGGCTCTGTGGATGGGCATCACCCAACCCACCGGGCTCTGGTGTCTCTGA
- the hemN gene encoding oxygen-independent coproporphyrinogen III oxidase has protein sequence MSHTISDDLLRRFDIPGPRYTSYPTADRFVEAFTEQDYVQALEQRKAGSMALPLSLYVHIPFCESVCYYCACNKVITKHHERAAEYLRYLTREVELQVAHFGRGHNVSQLHLGGGTPTFLSDAELEDLMTMLRSHFTLVPGGEYSVEVDPRTVSEERLRNLARLGFNRLSFGVQDFDPAVQKAVHRVQPAEQVFALVDAARRIGFESVNVDLIYGLPMQTPESFARTLTQVNALRPDRIALYAYAHLPARFKPQRRIVAAELPSGSAKLAMLSASLDALQDAGYVYVGMDHFALPTDALAVAKRQGRLHRNFQGYSTQPDCDLIALGVSAIGRIGATYSQNAKTLEEYRDMLDQGRLPIVRGLALTRDDLLRRAVIMSLMCQGELQFESIELGHLIDFKSYFARELEQLQGLAEQGLVRLDKTGLQVTEAGWYLVRAIAMVFDKYLRVDQDRARFSKLI, from the coding sequence GTGAGCCACACCATTTCCGACGATCTGCTGCGCCGGTTCGACATCCCCGGACCACGCTACACCTCGTACCCCACCGCCGACCGCTTCGTTGAAGCCTTCACCGAGCAAGACTACGTTCAGGCGCTCGAGCAGCGAAAAGCGGGATCGATGGCACTGCCGCTATCACTTTACGTGCACATCCCGTTTTGCGAGTCGGTCTGCTACTACTGCGCCTGCAACAAGGTGATCACCAAGCACCACGAGCGCGCGGCCGAATACCTGCGTTACCTCACACGGGAGGTCGAACTGCAGGTAGCCCATTTCGGCCGGGGGCACAACGTCTCGCAGCTGCACCTGGGCGGTGGCACGCCGACCTTCCTGTCGGACGCCGAGCTCGAAGACCTCATGACCATGCTGCGCTCGCACTTCACGCTGGTGCCTGGCGGCGAGTATTCGGTGGAGGTGGATCCGCGCACGGTGAGCGAAGAGCGCCTGCGCAACTTGGCCCGTCTGGGCTTCAACCGCCTGAGCTTCGGTGTGCAGGACTTCGACCCCGCCGTGCAGAAGGCGGTGCACCGCGTGCAACCCGCCGAGCAGGTGTTCGCACTGGTGGACGCCGCGCGCCGTATCGGATTCGAGTCCGTCAACGTCGACCTGATCTATGGCTTGCCGATGCAAACGCCGGAGTCGTTCGCACGCACCCTGACCCAGGTGAATGCGCTTCGCCCCGACCGCATTGCGCTCTACGCCTACGCTCATTTGCCAGCGCGCTTCAAGCCGCAGCGGCGCATCGTCGCCGCCGAACTGCCCAGCGGCAGCGCCAAGCTGGCCATGCTCTCGGCTTCATTGGACGCGTTGCAGGACGCCGGCTACGTTTACGTGGGCATGGACCACTTTGCGCTGCCGACCGACGCGCTGGCCGTGGCCAAGCGGCAGGGCCGGCTGCACCGCAACTTCCAGGGCTACAGCACCCAGCCCGACTGCGATTTGATCGCACTCGGTGTGTCCGCCATCGGGCGTATCGGGGCCACCTACAGCCAGAACGCCAAGACGCTGGAGGAGTACCGCGACATGCTGGACCAGGGCCGCCTGCCGATCGTGCGCGGCCTGGCGCTCACGCGCGACGACCTGCTGCGCCGCGCGGTGATCATGTCGTTGATGTGCCAGGGCGAGCTGCAGTTCGAGTCGATCGAACTTGGGCACCTGATCGATTTCAAGTCTTACTTCGCCCGCGAGCTGGAGCAGCTGCAAGGCTTGGCCGAGCAAGGGCTGGTGCGTCTGGACAAGACCGGTCTGCAGGTGACGGAGGCTGGCTGGTACCTGGTGCGCGCCATTGCCATGGTGTTCGACAAGTACCTGCGGGTCGACCAGGACCGGGCACGCTTCTCCAAGCTCATCTGA
- the fnr gene encoding fumarate/nitrate reduction transcriptional regulator Fnr has product MDAHTIKVACSSCNLRELCLPMGLNPDEMDKLDRVISTRKRIKRGQSLFSVGDKFTSLYAVRSGFFKTCVTTADGRDQVTGFQMTGEIIGMDGIVSDHHSCDAVALEDAEVCIMPFDQVEELSREFTTLQHHVHKILSREIVRDHGVMLLLGSMRAEERLAAFLLNLVQRLHARGFSQSEFVLRMTREEIGSYLGMKLETVSRTFSKFVEDGIIEVKQRYVHIKNVDGLRQIVNPQTCI; this is encoded by the coding sequence ATGGACGCCCACACCATCAAAGTTGCCTGTTCCAGCTGCAACCTGCGCGAGCTCTGTCTGCCCATGGGTCTGAACCCTGACGAGATGGACAAGCTGGACCGCGTGATCTCCACCCGCAAGCGGATCAAGCGAGGTCAATCGCTGTTCAGCGTCGGCGACAAATTCACCTCGCTCTATGCGGTTCGCTCGGGGTTCTTCAAGACCTGCGTGACCACGGCCGACGGCCGCGACCAGGTGACCGGCTTCCAGATGACGGGCGAGATCATCGGCATGGACGGCATCGTGAGCGACCACCACTCCTGCGACGCGGTCGCGCTGGAAGACGCCGAGGTCTGCATCATGCCGTTCGACCAGGTCGAGGAACTCTCGCGCGAATTCACCACGCTGCAGCACCATGTGCACAAGATCCTGAGTCGCGAGATCGTGCGTGACCACGGCGTGATGCTGCTGCTGGGCAGCATGCGCGCCGAAGAGCGGCTGGCCGCTTTCCTTCTCAATCTGGTGCAGCGCCTGCACGCTCGCGGCTTCTCACAGTCCGAATTCGTGCTGCGCATGACGCGCGAGGAAATCGGCAGCTACCTGGGCATGAAGCTGGAGACGGTGAGCCGCACGTTCTCCAAGTTCGTGGAGGACGGCATCATTGAGGTGAAGCAGCGCTACGTGCACATCAAGAACGTCGACGGACTGCGCCAGATCGTCAACCCGCAGACCTGTATCTAA
- a CDS encoding nitrogen fixation protein FixH, producing MTSSNATNTAAAPAWWRTPHMWLVVGAPLVGVAASLTAAFFAINGADPVLNKADYQRDFKAAHALQGQARIDALAKLQPAHQARNNAASPVIPAE from the coding sequence ATGACTTCATCCAACGCCACGAACACCGCTGCGGCCCCGGCCTGGTGGCGCACGCCTCACATGTGGCTGGTGGTGGGTGCGCCACTGGTGGGTGTGGCGGCCAGCCTGACCGCCGCCTTCTTCGCCATCAACGGTGCCGACCCGGTGCTCAACAAGGCCGACTACCAGCGCGATTTCAAGGCTGCTCATGCGTTGCAGGGCCAGGCCCGCATCGACGCCTTAGCCAAGCTGCAGCCGGCCCACCAGGCGCGCAACAACGCCGCCTCGCCGGTGATCCCGGCCGAGTGA
- the ccoG gene encoding cytochrome c oxidase accessory protein CcoG — MVSLYASSQKIHPRSVSGVFSNWRWIMVWITQVVFYGLPWLEWNARQAVLFDLEARRFYIFSLVLYPQDFIYLTGLLVISALSLFLFTAVAGRLWCGFACPQTVYTEIFLWIEKKVEGDRSARLRLDAAAMSASKLGKRVLKQVLWIAVALWTGFTFVGYFTPIRELAALSVAASLGPWQTFWVFFYGFATYGNAGFLREQVCKHMCPYARFQSAMFDKDTMIVTYDEKRGEPRGPRSKKADPAALGLGSCVDCTLCVQVCPTGIDIRKGLQYECIGCAACVDVCDDVMDKVGYPRGLIKFSTQNGMEQGWSTKQMLQRAMRPRVLVYSAILLTITAAVGVSLFLRTPLRVDVMRDRGSLARMVEQGRIENVYRLQIMNATEKTQRYAITVSGLPGITLDPLAEVEVLPTEVRSAAVRVQIPPGTAEAGSHPIRFEIRSTGDEVARVTEKAAFLVPR; from the coding sequence ATGGTGTCGCTGTACGCGTCGAGCCAGAAGATCCATCCGCGCTCGGTCTCGGGCGTGTTCTCCAACTGGCGCTGGATCATGGTGTGGATCACGCAGGTCGTCTTCTACGGTCTGCCCTGGCTGGAGTGGAATGCGCGCCAGGCCGTGTTGTTCGATCTGGAGGCGCGCCGCTTCTACATCTTCAGTCTGGTGCTCTACCCGCAGGATTTCATCTACCTCACCGGGCTGCTGGTCATCTCGGCACTCTCGCTGTTCCTGTTCACGGCGGTGGCGGGTCGGCTGTGGTGTGGGTTTGCCTGCCCGCAAACGGTCTACACGGAGATCTTCCTGTGGATCGAAAAGAAGGTGGAAGGCGACCGCTCCGCGCGCCTGCGGCTGGACGCGGCCGCCATGTCGGCATCCAAGCTCGGCAAGCGCGTGCTCAAGCAGGTGCTCTGGATTGCCGTTGCGCTGTGGACCGGCTTCACCTTCGTGGGCTACTTCACGCCCATCCGCGAGCTGGCCGCGCTCTCGGTGGCCGCCTCGCTCGGCCCCTGGCAAACCTTCTGGGTGTTTTTCTATGGCTTCGCCACCTACGGCAACGCCGGCTTCCTGCGCGAGCAGGTCTGCAAGCACATGTGTCCGTATGCGCGCTTCCAGAGCGCAATGTTCGACAAGGACACGATGATCGTGACCTACGACGAGAAGCGCGGCGAGCCGCGTGGTCCTCGCTCGAAAAAGGCCGACCCGGCGGCCCTGGGGCTGGGCTCGTGTGTGGACTGCACCCTGTGCGTGCAGGTCTGCCCGACCGGTATCGACATCCGCAAGGGCCTGCAGTACGAGTGCATCGGCTGCGCGGCCTGCGTCGACGTGTGCGACGACGTGATGGACAAGGTCGGCTACCCGCGTGGCCTCATCAAGTTCTCGACCCAGAACGGCATGGAGCAGGGCTGGAGTACGAAGCAGATGCTGCAGCGCGCCATGCGCCCGCGCGTGCTGGTGTACTCGGCCATCCTGCTGACCATCACCGCGGCGGTGGGTGTGAGCCTGTTCCTGCGCACGCCACTGCGGGTGGACGTGATGCGCGACCGCGGTTCGCTCGCGCGCATGGTGGAGCAGGGCCGCATCGAAAACGTGTACCGCCTGCAGATCATGAACGCCACCGAAAAGACGCAGCGCTACGCCATCACGGTCTCGGGCCTGCCCGGCATCACGCTGGACCCGCTTGCCGAGGTCGAGGTGTTGCCCACCGAAGTGCGATCGGCCGCGGTGCGGGTCCAGATCCCGCCTGGCACCGCCGAAGCCGGTTCTCACCCCATCCGGTTCGAGATCCGTTCCACCGGTGACGAAGTGGCCCGCGTGACCGAGAAGGCCGCCTTCCTCGTGCCGCGCTGA
- the ccoP gene encoding cytochrome-c oxidase, cbb3-type subunit III, which yields MSDFTSEFWSWYVAGLTVVSILACAVLLWISGTTKVKVRADNTTGHVWDEDLQEMNNPLPRWWVYLFIITVVFALVYGVLYPTFGKYQGVLGWTSQGQHQAEVDKVQKDIAPIYARFNGLSPEQLAGDAPAMAIGERLYMNNCAQCHGSDARGARSFPNLTDGDWLHGGDPATIKTTLTQGRIGMMPPMAAAVGTPDDVRNVAHYVMSLSATPHDSVRAAVGRSKFGACAACHGAEGKGNPALGAPNLTDGIWLHGWGEEAIVRAVTNGFTNQMPAQAGKLNADQIHVLTAYIWGLSNKPPVATN from the coding sequence ATGAGTGATTTCACCAGCGAATTCTGGTCCTGGTACGTGGCCGGGCTGACCGTGGTCAGCATCCTGGCCTGCGCGGTCCTGCTCTGGATCAGCGGCACCACCAAAGTCAAGGTACGGGCCGACAACACCACCGGCCATGTGTGGGACGAGGACCTGCAAGAGATGAACAACCCCTTGCCGCGCTGGTGGGTGTACCTGTTCATCATCACGGTGGTCTTCGCGCTGGTCTACGGCGTGCTGTACCCCACCTTCGGCAAGTACCAGGGCGTTTTGGGCTGGACGTCGCAAGGCCAGCACCAGGCCGAGGTCGACAAGGTGCAGAAGGACATCGCACCCATCTACGCGCGCTTCAACGGCCTGTCGCCCGAGCAACTGGCGGGCGACGCGCCGGCCATGGCCATCGGCGAGCGCCTGTACATGAACAACTGCGCCCAGTGCCACGGCTCGGACGCGCGCGGCGCCCGCAGCTTCCCCAACCTCACCGACGGGGACTGGTTGCACGGCGGTGATCCTGCAACCATCAAGACCACGCTCACGCAGGGCCGCATCGGCATGATGCCGCCCATGGCTGCAGCCGTGGGCACGCCCGATGACGTGCGCAACGTGGCGCATTACGTGATGAGTCTGTCGGCCACGCCGCACGACTCGGTGCGCGCTGCGGTGGGTCGTTCCAAGTTCGGTGCCTGCGCTGCCTGCCACGGCGCCGAGGGCAAAGGCAACCCCGCACTGGGTGCCCCCAACCTGACCGACGGCATCTGGCTGCACGGCTGGGGCGAGGAGGCGATCGTGCGTGCCGTGACCAACGGCTTCACCAACCAGATGCCGGCGCAGGCCGGCAAGCTCAACGCCGACCAGATCCATGTCCTCACCGCCTACATCTGGGGTCTGTCCAACAAGCCGCCGGTGGCGACCAACTGA
- a CDS encoding cbb3-type cytochrome oxidase subunit 3 has translation MDINDLRSIVTVVSMLTFLGIVVWAWSRQNKERFEEAAQLPFQDE, from the coding sequence ATGGACATCAACGACCTGCGCAGCATCGTCACTGTGGTCAGCATGCTGACCTTCCTGGGCATCGTGGTCTGGGCCTGGTCCAGGCAGAACAAGGAACGTTTCGAGGAGGCGGCCCAGCTGCCTTTCCAGGACGAATGA
- the ccoO gene encoding cytochrome-c oxidase, cbb3-type subunit II: MANQDKPQGFTHERIETNNFLMIVLIVLVIAVGGLVEIVPLFFQKSTTQPVEGLKPYSALQIAGRDIYVREGCYNCHSQMIRPLQAETLRYGHYSLAGEFVYDRPFQWGSKRTGPDLHRVGGRYSDEWHRAHLTNPRDLVPESNMPAYPWLAKKTVNEAGIPRRMEVLRTLGAPYTNDEIAASTADVKGKTELDALVAYLQVLGTAIK, encoded by the coding sequence ATGGCCAATCAAGACAAACCCCAGGGTTTCACGCACGAGCGCATCGAGACCAACAACTTCCTGATGATCGTGCTCATCGTGCTGGTGATCGCGGTCGGTGGACTGGTGGAGATCGTTCCGCTGTTCTTCCAGAAGTCCACCACCCAGCCGGTAGAGGGCCTCAAACCCTACAGCGCGCTGCAGATCGCCGGACGCGACATCTATGTGCGCGAAGGTTGCTACAACTGCCACTCGCAGATGATCCGGCCGCTGCAGGCCGAGACGCTGCGCTACGGCCACTACTCGCTGGCGGGTGAATTCGTGTACGACCGGCCGTTCCAGTGGGGCAGCAAGCGCACCGGGCCCGACCTGCACCGCGTGGGCGGGCGCTACAGCGATGAATGGCACCGTGCGCACCTGACCAACCCGCGCGATCTGGTGCCCGAGTCGAACATGCCGGCCTACCCATGGCTGGCGAAGAAGACGGTGAACGAAGCCGGCATTCCCCGGCGCATGGAGGTGCTGCGCACCCTGGGCGCGCCCTACACCAACGACGAGATCGCCGCATCCACCGCCGACGTCAAAGGCAAGACCGAGCTCGACGCGCTGGTGGCCTACCTGCAGGTGCTCGGCACCGCGATCAAGTAA